GCGTGGTCCCCATTTAAACCTTTTTTGCCTTTTAAGTTCTAATTCAATTTTTTTACATATTTCTAATAACTCTTCTGCTTTTTTTTCCGTATTAATAAGTACGCATGCATTCAAAAATGAGTCTTGTTCTGTATATCCCCAAGGCTCTGTTTCATATATGTTAGAAACTTTTATTATTTCTACATTTTCTGACAATAAATCTATAGCTTTCTTAATATTATCAATTCTATTTCCAACATTTGAACCTAATGCGATTGCGCTTAAAATTTTTTATACCCCCTTAAAGCTTCTATCATTTTTATGGTTCTATAATTTTCTTTTACATCATGAACTCTGATTATCTCAATACCTTTTAATGCATAGTAAGATGTTAAAGCTAAAGTTCCTTCTAATCTATCATTTGTATTATCTATATTTAAAATATTTCCTATAGTGCTTTTTCTTGAATGCCCCATTAAAATAGGATATCCTAACACTCTAAACTCTTCAATATTATAACTAAGATTTAAATTATCTTGAACTCTTTTCCCAAAACCAAAACCCGGATCTATAATTATTTGTTCTACCCCATTTTTTTGTGCAAAAAGTATTCTTTCTTCAAAATAATCTAATAATTCACTTATACAATTTTCATAATACGGATTCTTTTGCATATCTTTTGGAGTCCCTTTTATATGCATTATAACAATTGGCAATTTAGATTCAGCAACCACATGTACCATATCCTTATCAAATTGCATTCCAGATATATCATTAATTATGTCCACACCATTTTCAATAGCTTTTTTAGCTACTTCCGATTTATATGTATCAATACTTAAAATTATATTCGGAAATTCCTCTCTTAATGTTTTAATAACAGGGATTACTCTATCTATTTCTTCTTTTAACTCAACACTTTCCGATCCAGGTCTTGTTGATTCTGCGCCAATATCTAAAATTTCTGCCCCTTCGCCTATCATTCTTTTTGCATTTTCTACAGCCTGATCTACACTACGTATCCTACTAGGTGCATGAAAAGAATCTGGGGTTACATTTAATATGCCCATAATTTTTGAATTATTACCAAGAATTATTTTTTTATTATTATTTAAACTATATTCCCAATATCGTCTATTAATATTTTTAAATATTTTTTCTAAAGCTTCTCTTACTTTTGGAATATCCCAATAATTCATAATTTTTAACTTTTGAATTAATAAGTTATATTGTTTTTTTGTACCTATTAACAATACATTAGTTTTATCAATCTTATGATTTATAGCATATTTATGTATAGCAGCATCTCCGCCTCTTGATAACATTTCTTGTTTTACTATGTTAGCACTTGTTACATCAATATTTTCTATTAGTATATTATAATTATACATTTTAGATTTAAAAATAGGAATGCTTGCTGGATCTACTTTTATTTCTTTTTCTAAATCTATATCTTCTAGCATTCTAACCCTTACCATGACTTACCCTCTCTTTCAGAAAAGGCATTATGGCTGTGTATACTTTCATAACTTATCACCTTTATTTTATATCCATCTATTCTACTATCATTTTCTAAAAATATACTTAGATCTCTAACTACATCTTCTACAAAATGAGGATTATCATACATATGTTCTGTTACATATTTTTCATCTTCTCTTTTTAATAGCGAAAAAACCATT
This DNA window, taken from Marinitoga sp. 38H-ov, encodes the following:
- the folK gene encoding 2-amino-4-hydroxy-6-hydroxymethyldihydropteridine diphosphokinase; this encodes MLSAIALGSNVGNRIDNIKKAIDLLSENVEIIKVSNIYETEPWGYTEQDSFLNACVLINTEKKAEELLEICKKIELELKRQKRFKWGPREIDLDILYYGELIIEKEYLNIPHKYMFERDFVVVPLNDISPNWKHPIYKKTVRERYNEIDKSKIKII
- the folP gene encoding dihydropteroate synthase, which gives rise to MVRVRMLEDIDLEKEIKVDPASIPIFKSKMYNYNILIENIDVTSANIVKQEMLSRGGDAAIHKYAINHKIDKTNVLLIGTKKQYNLLIQKLKIMNYWDIPKVREALEKIFKNINRRYWEYSLNNNKKIILGNNSKIMGILNVTPDSFHAPSRIRSVDQAVENAKRMIGEGAEILDIGAESTRPGSESVELKEEIDRVIPVIKTLREEFPNIILSIDTYKSEVAKKAIENGVDIINDISGMQFDKDMVHVVAESKLPIVIMHIKGTPKDMQKNPYYENCISELLDYFEERILFAQKNGVEQIIIDPGFGFGKRVQDNLNLSYNIEEFRVLGYPILMGHSRKSTIGNILNIDNTNDRLEGTLALTSYYALKGIEIIRVHDVKENYRTIKMIEALRGYKKF